A genomic region of Pontibaca methylaminivorans contains the following coding sequences:
- a CDS encoding histidine phosphatase family protein, with the protein MSRLFLVRHGPTHMRAMVGWADLPADLRDRAALARLDAWLPGDGLVVSSDLQRARATADAIAGSRQRLPHRRSLREINFGAWELKSYDEIDATAPDLIRAFWERPGESAPPGGESWNQVRRRVDRTIDGLIHTHPGRDLIVVAHFGVILTQIQRSLSVPAVAAFAHEIDNLSVTSIALDADGWRAEAINHLP; encoded by the coding sequence GTGAGCCGGCTGTTCCTGGTGCGGCACGGGCCGACCCATATGCGCGCCATGGTCGGCTGGGCCGATCTGCCGGCCGACCTGCGCGACCGGGCGGCGCTGGCGCGGCTCGATGCCTGGCTGCCGGGCGATGGGCTCGTGGTCTCCTCCGACCTGCAGCGCGCCCGCGCCACCGCCGACGCCATCGCCGGCAGCCGCCAGCGGCTCCCGCACCGGCGCAGCCTGCGGGAGATCAATTTCGGCGCCTGGGAACTGAAAAGCTATGACGAGATCGACGCAACCGCGCCGGACCTTATCCGCGCCTTCTGGGAGCGTCCGGGCGAATCCGCCCCTCCCGGCGGCGAAAGCTGGAATCAGGTCCGCCGCCGCGTCGATCGCACGATTGATGGGCTGATCCATACGCATCCGGGGCGCGACCTGATCGTTGTCGCCCATTTCGGCGTGATCCTGACCCAGATCCAGCGCAGCCTTTCGGTGCCCGCGGTCGCCGCCTTCGCCCATGAAATCGACAATCTTTCGGTGACGAGCATCGCGCTTGACGCTGACGGCTGGCGGGCAGAGGCGATCAATCACCTGCCCTGA
- the mrdA gene encoding penicillin-binding protein 2 — protein MRRNPKDFEATHRRLSRRAVVLGGAQLAMVGALAFRMRHMQIEQADQFRLLAEENRINVRLIPPKRGEIYDRFGRVIAQNSPSYRIIIVREDAGDVDQVIGRVGRLITLDPKETERALAEMRRSPPFLPVTLADQVSWEDISRIAVNAPALPGITPEVGLTRFYPRGGDFAHVVGYVGPVSDYDLSQLQDPEPVLRIPRFQIGKVGVEAREEQLLRGQAGAKRVEVNAAGRVMRELSRREGEPGADLQLTIDANLQGYVQARLGNESAAAVVMDCRTGDLRAIVSSPTYDPNLFVRGISVGDYRALTEHDHRPLANKTVQGIYPPGSTYKMMTALAALEEGIIGPEDTVWCPGHLEVAGRRFHCWKRGGHGHVNLQNSLKQSCDVYYYDLAIKVGIDRISAMARRFGIGLRHDLPMSAIAEGLAPTRDWKFATYGQKWLIGDTANSSIGQGYVLASPLQLALMTARIASGRAVVPRLVRSVNGVERSGDPGEDMGLDPRNLHHIRQAMFAVSNDRRGTAYGSRIIEDHHRMASKTGTSQVRNITAAERAAGIINNADLPWNRRDHALFVNYAPFDNPRYAVSVVVEHGGGGSAVAAPIARDITLQALYEGTPPLSAYPAKDRAEVQARQERLYRERPDIRTDGRNRA, from the coding sequence ATGAGGCGCAATCCAAAGGATTTCGAGGCCACCCACCGCCGGCTGTCCCGCCGGGCCGTGGTTCTGGGCGGGGCCCAGCTTGCCATGGTCGGCGCGCTCGCCTTCCGGATGCGGCACATGCAGATCGAACAGGCCGACCAGTTCCGCCTGCTGGCCGAGGAAAACCGCATCAACGTGCGCCTCATCCCGCCCAAGCGGGGCGAGATCTACGACCGGTTCGGCCGCGTCATCGCCCAGAACAGCCCGAGCTACCGCATCATCATCGTCCGCGAGGATGCCGGCGACGTGGACCAGGTGATCGGGCGCGTCGGCCGGCTGATCACGCTCGACCCCAAGGAGACCGAGCGCGCCCTCGCCGAGATGCGCCGCAGTCCGCCCTTCCTGCCGGTGACGCTTGCCGATCAGGTCAGTTGGGAGGACATCAGCCGCATCGCCGTCAACGCCCCGGCCCTGCCCGGCATCACGCCCGAGGTCGGCCTGACGCGGTTCTATCCGCGCGGCGGCGACTTCGCCCATGTGGTCGGCTATGTCGGTCCGGTCAGCGATTACGACCTGAGCCAGCTTCAGGATCCCGAACCGGTGCTGCGCATCCCGCGTTTCCAGATCGGCAAGGTCGGGGTCGAGGCGCGGGAAGAGCAGCTCCTGCGCGGACAGGCCGGGGCCAAGCGGGTCGAGGTGAACGCCGCCGGCCGCGTCATGCGCGAACTCAGCCGCCGCGAAGGCGAACCCGGCGCCGACCTGCAACTGACCATCGACGCGAACCTGCAGGGCTATGTCCAGGCGCGGCTCGGCAACGAGAGCGCGGCCGCGGTGGTGATGGATTGCAGGACCGGCGACCTGCGTGCCATCGTCTCGTCGCCGACCTATGATCCGAACCTGTTCGTGCGCGGGATCTCGGTTGGTGATTATCGCGCGCTGACCGAACATGACCACCGCCCGCTGGCCAACAAGACGGTGCAGGGCATCTATCCGCCCGGTTCGACCTACAAGATGATGACCGCGCTCGCGGCGCTCGAGGAAGGTATCATAGGCCCCGAAGATACCGTCTGGTGCCCCGGCCACCTGGAGGTGGCGGGCCGGCGGTTTCACTGCTGGAAACGCGGCGGGCATGGCCATGTGAACCTCCAGAATTCGCTCAAGCAAAGCTGCGACGTCTATTATTACGACCTCGCCATCAAGGTCGGAATCGACCGCATCTCGGCCATGGCGCGGCGCTTCGGCATCGGGTTGCGCCACGACCTGCCCATGTCCGCGATCGCCGAGGGGCTCGCGCCGACACGGGACTGGAAATTCGCGACCTACGGGCAGAAATGGCTGATCGGTGATACCGCGAACTCCTCGATCGGGCAGGGTTACGTTCTGGCCTCGCCGCTGCAGCTTGCGCTCATGACCGCACGGATCGCGAGCGGGCGCGCGGTGGTGCCGCGCCTCGTGCGATCGGTGAACGGCGTTGAGCGGTCCGGTGATCCGGGCGAGGACATGGGGCTCGACCCGAGGAATCTGCATCATATCCGGCAGGCGATGTTCGCGGTCAGCAACGACCGGCGCGGCACCGCCTACGGCAGCCGCATCATCGAGGACCACCACCGCATGGCGAGCAAGACCGGCACCAGCCAGGTGCGCAACATCACCGCCGCCGAACGCGCCGCCGGGATCATCAACAACGCCGATCTGCCGTGGAACCGGCGCGACCACGCCCTGTTCGTGAATTACGCCCCGTTCGACAATCCCCGCTATGCGGTGAGCGTCGTCGTCGAACACGGCGGCGGCGGTTCGGCCGTGGCGGCCCCGATCGCGCGCGACATCACGCTGCAGGCGCTGTATGAAGGCACCCCGCCGCTCAGCGCCTATCCCGCCAAGGACCGCGCCGAAGTGCAGGCACGGCAGGAACGGCTTTACCGCGAGCGCCCCGACATCCGAACCGACGGACGCAACCGCGCATGA
- the dut gene encoding dUTP diphosphatase — MREPGADADVPLPDYATAGAAGADLRANLPDRGAILLPAGGRVLVPTGLRLAIPDGYEVQIRPRSGLALKHGVGLANAPGTIDSDYRGPLGVILMNMGTQDFTVTHGMRIAQMVVAPVLRADFRLVQALDDTARGEGGFGSTGSG; from the coding sequence ATGCGTGAGCCCGGCGCCGATGCGGATGTGCCGCTGCCCGATTATGCGACTGCCGGCGCCGCGGGGGCCGACCTGCGCGCCAATCTTCCCGACCGGGGCGCGATCCTGCTGCCCGCGGGCGGGCGGGTGCTGGTGCCGACGGGGTTGCGCCTTGCGATTCCCGACGGTTACGAGGTGCAGATCCGGCCACGCTCGGGGCTTGCGCTGAAACACGGGGTGGGCCTTGCCAATGCGCCGGGCACCATCGACAGCGATTACCGCGGGCCGCTCGGTGTCATCCTGATGAACATGGGGACGCAGGATTTCACCGTGACCCACGGCATGCGGATTGCGCAGATGGTGGTGGCGCCGGTCCTGCGCGCCGATTTCCGGCTGGTGCAGGCGCTTGACGATACGGCGCGGGGCGAGGGCGGCTTCGGCTCGACCGGGAGCGGCTGA
- the rodA gene encoding rod shape-determining protein RodA, whose product MSYLENNLKSVPTGPRKILYLNWPLVVLLLAVACIGFLMLYSVAGGSLRPWAEPQMRRFALGMGIMLAVAMVPVWIWRTMALPIYLVSAGLLVAVEFVGTVGMGAQRWIDLGFMRLQPSELVKVAVVLLLAAYYDWLPTERTSRPFWVLLPVAIIMVPTALVLQQPDLGTAILFFAAGGALMFLAGVHWSYFAVVIAAGFGIVAAVFQSRGTDWQLLKNYQFRRIDTFLDPSTDPLGAGYHITQSKIALGSGGWAGRGFMQGTQSRLNFLPEKHTDFIFTTLAEEFGFVGGLSLLALYTLIVLFCIGIAVTARDRFSSLLALGVAMTFFLFFAVNMAMVMGLAPVVGVPLPLVSYGGSSMIMLMIAFGLVQSAHVHRPRDRSR is encoded by the coding sequence ATGAGCTATCTTGAAAACAACCTGAAATCCGTGCCGACCGGTCCGCGCAAGATCCTCTATCTGAACTGGCCGCTCGTGGTGCTGCTGCTGGCCGTGGCCTGTATCGGCTTTCTCATGCTGTATTCGGTGGCCGGCGGATCGCTCCGGCCCTGGGCCGAGCCGCAGATGCGCCGCTTTGCGCTCGGCATGGGCATCATGCTGGCGGTCGCCATGGTGCCGGTGTGGATCTGGCGCACCATGGCGCTGCCGATCTATCTGGTTTCGGCCGGCCTGCTCGTGGCGGTGGAATTCGTCGGCACGGTCGGCATGGGGGCGCAACGCTGGATCGACCTCGGCTTCATGCGGCTGCAGCCGTCGGAACTGGTCAAGGTGGCCGTGGTGCTCCTGCTCGCCGCCTATTACGACTGGTTGCCGACCGAGCGCACCTCGCGGCCGTTCTGGGTCTTGCTGCCGGTCGCGATCATCATGGTGCCGACCGCGCTCGTGCTGCAGCAGCCCGACCTTGGCACCGCGATCCTGTTCTTCGCCGCCGGCGGAGCGCTGATGTTCCTTGCCGGCGTCCACTGGAGCTACTTCGCCGTCGTCATCGCCGCCGGCTTCGGGATCGTGGCGGCGGTTTTTCAAAGCCGCGGAACCGACTGGCAGCTGCTCAAGAACTACCAGTTCCGCCGCATCGACACGTTTCTCGATCCCTCGACCGATCCGCTCGGGGCAGGCTATCACATCACCCAGTCCAAGATCGCGCTCGGCTCGGGCGGCTGGGCGGGCCGGGGGTTCATGCAGGGCACCCAGTCGCGGCTGAACTTCCTGCCCGAGAAACACACCGATTTCATCTTTACCACGCTCGCCGAGGAATTCGGCTTTGTCGGAGGGCTGTCGCTGCTCGCGCTCTATACGCTGATCGTGCTATTCTGCATCGGCATTGCGGTGACGGCGCGTGACCGGTTCTCGTCGCTGCTCGCGCTCGGGGTGGCGATGACCTTCTTCCTGTTCTTCGCGGTCAACATGGCCATGGTGATGGGGCTTGCGCCGGTGGTCGGCGTTCCGCTGCCGCTGGTCAGCTATGGCGGGTCGTCGATGATCATGTTGATGATCGCCTTCGGACTGGTGCAGAGTGCCCATGTTCACCGCCCCCGCGACAGGAGCCGCTGA
- a CDS encoding RNA polymerase factor sigma-32, protein MALDMTTDAILSRQAREAELLDAETEIRLARAWRDQHDEAALHRLITAYMRLAISMASRFRRYGAPMGDLIQEAGLGLMKAAEKFDPDRGVRFSTYAVWWIKASVQDYVMRNWSMVRTGSTSNQKSLFFNMRRVQAQIEREAEREGRELSRPELHRMIAAEIGVPLRDVEMMDGRLSGSDYSLNATQASDGEGREWIDAIADEGTPPSELVEDEYDRALLRDWLAKAMENLTPRERLILRERKMRERPRTLESLGDELRLSKERVRQIEVAALGKMRGLLESRTKELHDFLV, encoded by the coding sequence ATGGCACTTGATATGACCACCGATGCGATACTTTCACGTCAGGCCCGCGAGGCGGAGTTGCTGGATGCCGAAACCGAGATCCGGCTTGCCCGCGCCTGGCGCGACCAGCACGACGAGGCCGCGCTGCACCGTCTGATCACCGCCTATATGCGGCTTGCGATCTCCATGGCCTCCCGGTTCCGCCGCTACGGTGCCCCGATGGGCGACCTTATCCAGGAGGCCGGGCTCGGCCTGATGAAGGCGGCCGAGAAATTCGATCCCGACCGCGGCGTGCGGTTCTCGACCTATGCGGTCTGGTGGATCAAGGCGAGCGTGCAGGATTATGTCATGCGCAACTGGTCCATGGTGCGCACCGGTTCGACCAGCAACCAGAAATCCCTGTTCTTCAACATGCGCCGGGTTCAGGCGCAGATCGAACGCGAAGCCGAACGCGAAGGGCGCGAATTGTCCCGGCCCGAACTTCATCGCATGATCGCGGCCGAGATCGGGGTGCCGCTGCGCGACGTGGAGATGATGGACGGGCGCCTTTCGGGTTCGGATTATTCGCTGAACGCGACGCAGGCGTCGGATGGCGAGGGGCGCGAATGGATCGACGCCATCGCCGACGAGGGAACGCCGCCCTCGGAACTGGTCGAGGACGAATATGACCGTGCCCTGCTGCGCGACTGGCTGGCGAAGGCGATGGAAAATCTGACGCCCCGCGAGCGGCTGATCCTGCGCGAGCGCAAGATGCGCGAGCGGCCGCGCACGCTGGAAAGCCTTGGTGACGAGTTGCGTCTTTCCAAGGAACGCGTGCGCCAGATCGAGGTCGCGGCGCTCGGCAAGATGCGGGGACTGCTTGAAAGCAGAACGAAAGAGTTGCATGACTTTCTCGTATGA
- a CDS encoding 2-hydroxyacid dehydrogenase, with amino-acid sequence MALNILFAAGPGEWEVWRPHLDTALRKAGLDVTLRPLPDLAPDEVDYILYAPDSSLQDFAPFTRLKAVLNLWAGVEDVITNPTLRVPLARMVDPGLERGMVEWVCTHVLRHHLGIDAHIRNPDHRWSPHVPPLATDRPVTMLGLGELGSAAARALSDFGFPVTGWSRSAKAIPGISCTHGQLGLVQALELAQIVVLLLPATARTENILNAETLAMLPKGAVILNPGRGTLIDDDALLAALDRGHIAHATLDTFRSEPLPADHPYWQHPQVTVTPHIASTTRPETASEVLAGNIARSEAGRPLLDLVDPAQGY; translated from the coding sequence ATGGCGCTCAACATCCTTTTCGCCGCCGGACCGGGAGAATGGGAGGTGTGGCGCCCCCACCTCGACACGGCGCTTCGCAAGGCCGGGCTCGATGTCACGCTGCGCCCGCTCCCCGACCTTGCCCCGGACGAAGTCGATTACATCCTTTATGCCCCGGACAGTTCCCTGCAGGATTTCGCTCCCTTCACCCGGCTGAAGGCGGTGTTGAACCTATGGGCCGGGGTCGAGGACGTGATCACGAACCCGACGCTCCGGGTGCCGCTGGCGCGCATGGTGGATCCGGGGCTGGAGCGCGGCATGGTCGAATGGGTCTGCACCCATGTGCTGCGCCATCACCTCGGGATCGACGCCCATATCCGCAACCCGGATCACCGCTGGTCGCCGCATGTGCCGCCACTTGCCACGGACCGGCCGGTCACGATGCTCGGGCTTGGCGAACTGGGCAGCGCCGCGGCGCGGGCACTTTCGGATTTCGGCTTTCCGGTCACCGGCTGGAGCCGCAGCGCCAAGGCCATTCCCGGCATCAGCTGCACCCATGGACAGCTTGGCCTCGTGCAGGCGCTCGAACTGGCGCAGATCGTCGTGCTGCTGCTGCCGGCCACGGCCCGGACCGAAAACATCCTGAACGCCGAAACGCTGGCCATGCTGCCCAAGGGGGCGGTGATCCTCAACCCCGGGCGCGGGACGCTGATCGACGACGATGCGCTGCTTGCCGCGCTCGACCGCGGCCATATCGCCCATGCGACGCTCGACACGTTCCGCAGCGAACCGCTCCCCGCCGATCATCCCTACTGGCAGCACCCGCAGGTGACGGTGACGCCGCATATCGCCTCGACCACGCGGCCCGAGACCGCGAGCGAGGTTCTGGCCGGGAATATCGCCCGCAGCGAGGCGGGGCGGCCGTTGCTCGACCTTGTCGATCCGGCGCAGGGATACTGA
- a CDS encoding HesA/MoeB/ThiF family protein, which yields MLPVLLLAAALWGFGALFSVSRRARGLVIAVLFGFVLGGQVLLPDGHVLREATGGSPLPWALLGGAVAIVGAYVLVLRALRRAAARRVPPEPAAPAPETGAFTGAELERYARHIMLREVGGPGQKRLKSARVLVIGAGGLGAPAMLYLAAGGVGTIGVIDDDEVDRSNLQRQIIHGEADIGMPKVFSAQAAIQALNPHVALRPYNRRLTPGIATDLFAGYDLILDGCDNIETRYLVNETAVALGKPLVSGSLAQWEGQLSLFDPTVSGPCYRCIFPQAPAPGLVPSCAEAGVIGPLPGVIGAMMALEAIKLLTGAGTVLRGRMLIHDGLYGETRQITLSPRNDCPVCGHLRRKPA from the coding sequence ATGCTGCCGGTCCTTCTGCTTGCGGCGGCACTCTGGGGTTTCGGGGCGCTGTTCTCGGTCTCGCGGCGGGCGCGCGGGCTGGTCATTGCGGTGCTGTTCGGGTTCGTGCTCGGGGGGCAGGTGCTGCTGCCCGATGGCCATGTCCTGCGCGAGGCAACCGGAGGGTCGCCCCTGCCGTGGGCGCTGCTCGGCGGGGCGGTCGCCATTGTGGGTGCCTATGTCCTGGTGCTTCGTGCATTGCGCCGCGCCGCTGCCCGCCGCGTGCCGCCGGAACCTGCCGCGCCGGCGCCGGAGACCGGGGCCTTCACCGGGGCCGAGCTTGAGCGCTACGCCCGCCACATCATGTTGCGTGAGGTCGGCGGCCCGGGGCAGAAGCGGCTGAAATCGGCGCGGGTTCTGGTGATCGGGGCCGGGGGGCTCGGCGCGCCGGCGATGCTTTATCTTGCCGCCGGCGGTGTCGGCACCATCGGCGTGATCGACGATGACGAGGTCGATCGCTCGAACCTTCAGCGCCAGATCATCCATGGCGAGGCCGATATCGGCATGCCGAAGGTGTTTTCGGCGCAGGCCGCGATTCAGGCGCTCAATCCCCATGTCGCCCTGCGCCCCTACAACCGTCGCCTGACGCCCGGGATCGCGACCGATCTTTTTGCCGGCTATGACCTGATCCTTGACGGCTGCGACAATATCGAAACGCGTTATCTGGTGAACGAAACCGCCGTTGCGCTGGGCAAGCCGCTGGTGTCGGGGTCGCTTGCGCAATGGGAGGGGCAGCTCAGCCTGTTCGACCCGACGGTGTCGGGGCCCTGTTACCGCTGCATCTTTCCGCAGGCGCCTGCGCCCGGGCTCGTGCCGTCCTGCGCCGAGGCGGGGGTGATCGGGCCGCTTCCGGGGGTGATCGGCGCCATGATGGCGCTCGAGGCGATCAAGCTTCTGACCGGCGCGGGCACGGTGCTGCGCGGGCGAATGCTGATCCATGACGGGCTTTATGGCGAGACCCGGCAGATCACCCTGTCACCGCGCAACGATTGTCCCGTCTGCGGCCACCTGCGCCGCAAGCCCGCCTGA
- a CDS encoding ChaN family lipoprotein — translation MRIPFVAALACLLFAGCAPRSLPLEVVDRAAGAEVVFLGESHDNPTHHARQADFAGALKPRAVVWEMLTAENAAQITPDLIADRAALESALDWEQRGWPDFAMYYPIFQAASAARHYGAELPREQARRAREAGIATAFGGEARDYGLDRALPASEQGAREALQQEAHCNALPERMLAPMVGIQRLRDAMLARAALRALRETGGPVVVITGNGHARKDWGAPAHIARVAPGVRVFSLGQTEGGQTEGGQTEDGQGAGSYDAVLDADAPARDDPCEAFRGMNPAPASVPSPAAAE, via the coding sequence ATGAGGATTCCATTTGTCGCCGCCCTTGCGTGTCTGCTGTTTGCCGGCTGTGCGCCCCGGTCCCTTCCCCTTGAGGTCGTGGACCGGGCGGCCGGGGCAGAGGTGGTGTTCCTTGGGGAAAGCCACGACAATCCGACCCATCACGCGCGCCAGGCGGACTTTGCCGGCGCGCTGAAACCCCGCGCCGTGGTCTGGGAAATGCTGACCGCGGAAAACGCGGCGCAGATCACGCCCGATTTGATCGCCGACCGGGCGGCGCTGGAATCGGCGCTGGACTGGGAACAGCGCGGCTGGCCTGATTTCGCGATGTATTACCCGATTTTCCAGGCCGCCTCGGCGGCGCGCCATTATGGCGCGGAACTTCCCCGCGAACAGGCGCGCCGGGCGCGCGAGGCCGGCATCGCCACCGCCTTCGGCGGGGAGGCGCGAGACTACGGGCTTGACCGGGCGCTTCCTGCATCCGAGCAGGGCGCGCGCGAGGCGTTGCAGCAGGAAGCGCATTGCAACGCGCTGCCTGAACGGATGCTTGCGCCGATGGTCGGAATCCAGCGCCTGCGCGATGCCATGCTGGCGCGGGCGGCGCTGCGGGCGCTGCGCGAGACCGGCGGGCCGGTCGTCGTGATCACCGGCAACGGTCATGCGCGCAAGGACTGGGGTGCCCCGGCCCATATCGCCCGCGTCGCGCCCGGTGTGCGGGTGTTTTCGCTGGGCCAGACCGAGGGAGGCCAGACCGAGGGAGGCCAGACCGAAGACGGGCAGGGTGCCGGCAGTTACGATGCCGTTCTGGATGCGGATGCGCCCGCGCGCGACGATCCTTGCGAAGCGTTCCGCGGCATGAACCCGGCCCCGGCTTCTGTCCCGTCCCCTGCCGCGGCGGAATGA
- the cobU gene encoding bifunctional adenosylcobinamide kinase/adenosylcobinamide-phosphate guanylyltransferase, with amino-acid sequence MKKLTFVLGGAASGKSAWAEDLVTGSGLSPVYLATAEAGDGEMSAKIARHAARRDERWRLIEEPLDIAGALPGLGGGDCCLIDCATLWLGNLMGTGRDPAAAAQDLLAALDDCRARVVVVSNEVGQGIVPADALSRRFREAQGRLNAQLAAQADLVVQVIAGLPLVLKGQLP; translated from the coding sequence TTGAAAAAGCTTACATTCGTTCTAGGAGGCGCCGCGTCGGGCAAGTCGGCCTGGGCCGAGGATCTGGTGACCGGTTCCGGCCTCTCGCCGGTCTATCTGGCCACGGCCGAGGCGGGCGACGGCGAAATGAGCGCCAAGATCGCGCGCCACGCGGCGCGGCGCGATGAACGCTGGCGGCTGATCGAGGAGCCGCTCGATATCGCCGGCGCGCTGCCGGGGCTCGGCGGGGGCGACTGCTGCCTGATCGACTGCGCGACGCTCTGGCTCGGCAATCTGATGGGCACCGGGCGCGATCCGGCCGCCGCCGCACAAGACCTGCTGGCGGCGCTTGATGACTGCCGCGCAAGGGTGGTCGTGGTCTCGAACGAGGTCGGGCAGGGAATCGTTCCCGCGGATGCGCTGTCGCGCCGCTTCCGCGAGGCGCAGGGCCGGCTCAATGCACAGCTTGCGGCGCAGGCCGACCTGGTCGTGCAGGTGATCGCGGGACTGCCGCTCGTGCTCAAGGGACAACTGCCGTGA
- a CDS encoding alpha/beta hydrolase — protein MSWQRFVLNRLLRWIEKPALARADEPLELRRRFENRMRRWARPPPGSRLSRGDLAGLPALRIDPAWQAEGVILYLHGGAYILGSPDTHAALAANLVRRSGMRAWLPAYRLAPEHAFPAAFDDALTAYRALLDAGTTPERIILGGDSAGGGLALALIAALPARSLPLPRAVFAFSPLADMSFSGKSFRGNARAEAMLPAGRAADMARLYLQGHDPCDPRASPLFADLAAAPPVWLSVGDTEILLDDARRLECRLRAAGREVELHIGRDLPHAWPLFHGVLPEAGATLARLARWIRRQYASSGDS, from the coding sequence GCGGGCCGATGAGCCGCTCGAACTCCGGCGCCGCTTTGAAAACCGCATGCGTCGCTGGGCGCGCCCGCCGCCCGGAAGCCGGCTGTCGCGGGGCGACCTTGCCGGCCTCCCCGCGCTGCGAATCGATCCGGCGTGGCAGGCCGAGGGCGTCATCCTTTACCTGCACGGCGGGGCTTATATCCTCGGCAGTCCCGACACCCATGCCGCGCTGGCGGCAAATCTCGTGCGCCGCAGCGGGATGCGCGCCTGGCTCCCTGCCTATCGGCTGGCGCCCGAACATGCGTTTCCGGCGGCCTTCGATGATGCCCTGACCGCCTATCGGGCGCTGCTCGATGCGGGCACCACGCCCGAGCGGATCATCCTTGGCGGCGACAGTGCCGGCGGCGGGCTGGCCCTTGCGCTGATCGCGGCGCTGCCGGCCCGTTCGCTGCCGCTTCCCCGGGCGGTCTTTGCCTTTTCGCCCCTGGCCGACATGAGCTTTTCGGGCAAGTCGTTCCGCGGAAATGCCCGCGCCGAAGCCATGCTGCCGGCGGGACGGGCCGCCGACATGGCGCGGCTGTATCTGCAGGGGCATGACCCCTGCGATCCCCGCGCCTCGCCGCTTTTTGCCGATCTTGCCGCCGCCCCGCCGGTCTGGCTGAGCGTGGGCGACACCGAGATCCTGCTCGACGATGCCCGGCGGCTCGAATGCAGGCTGCGTGCGGCGGGGCGTGAGGTCGAATTGCACATCGGCCGCGATCTGCCTCATGCCTGGCCGCTGTTTCACGGCGTCCTGCCCGAGGCCGGGGCGACGCTCGCGCGGCTTGCGCGCTGGATCAGGCGGCAATACGCGTCGTCAGGCGATAGCTGA
- the coaBC gene encoding bifunctional phosphopantothenoylcysteine decarboxylase/phosphopantothenate--cysteine ligase CoaBC, with amino-acid sequence MLAERRILLIIGGGIAAFKALDLIRRLRERGATVTPVLTRAAEEFVTPLSVSALAARKVYRDLFDLTDEAEMGHIELSRSADLVVVAPATADLMAKMAVGIADDLASTLLLATDTPVLIAPAMNVRMWEHRATQRNRALLESDGIRMVGPEVGDMACGERGPGRMAENPRIIAAIESMLGQGPLSGRRVLVTSGPTHEPIDPVRYIANRSSGAQGAALAGALAELGAEVIFVTGPATVPPPAGVRVVAVESARDMEQAVGAALPVDAAVFAAAVADWRVSGAATRKIKKSREGLPTLELAENPDILAGVAQMQTGRPRLVVGFAAETDDMVAHATAKRARKGCDWIVANDVSTETGIMGGTENAVTLITGEGAESWPRMTKTEVARRLAERIARALG; translated from the coding sequence ATGCTGGCAGAACGACGCATATTGCTGATCATCGGCGGCGGCATCGCGGCCTTCAAGGCGCTTGACCTGATCCGCCGCCTGCGCGAGCGCGGCGCCACGGTCACGCCGGTCCTGACCCGCGCGGCCGAGGAATTCGTCACTCCGCTGTCGGTCTCGGCGCTTGCCGCGCGGAAGGTCTATCGCGATCTCTTCGACCTGACCGACGAGGCCGAGATGGGACATATCGAACTGAGCCGCAGCGCCGATCTGGTGGTGGTTGCGCCGGCGACGGCGGATCTGATGGCGAAGATGGCGGTGGGGATTGCCGACGACCTGGCTTCGACCTTGCTTCTGGCAACCGACACGCCGGTGCTGATCGCGCCGGCCATGAATGTGCGCATGTGGGAACACCGTGCGACGCAGCGCAACCGCGCGCTGCTGGAAAGCGACGGCATCCGCATGGTCGGCCCCGAAGTGGGCGACATGGCCTGCGGCGAACGCGGCCCGGGGCGGATGGCCGAAAACCCCCGCATCATCGCCGCGATCGAATCGATGCTGGGGCAGGGGCCGCTGTCGGGGCGGCGGGTGCTGGTCACGTCGGGCCCGACGCACGAGCCGATTGACCCGGTGCGTTATATCGCGAACCGCTCGTCCGGGGCGCAGGGGGCGGCGCTTGCCGGAGCGCTTGCCGAGCTCGGGGCCGAGGTGATCTTTGTCACCGGCCCTGCAACGGTGCCGCCGCCCGCGGGCGTGCGGGTGGTCGCGGTCGAAAGTGCGCGCGATATGGAACAGGCGGTCGGAGCGGCGCTTCCGGTCGATGCGGCTGTTTTCGCTGCCGCCGTGGCGGACTGGCGCGTGAGCGGGGCCGCAACGCGCAAGATCAAGAAAAGCCGCGAGGGGCTTCCGACGCTGGAACTTGCCGAGAACCCCGATATTCTTGCCGGTGTCGCGCAGATGCAGACGGGGCGGCCGCGCCTTGTGGTCGGGTTCGCCGCCGAGACCGATGATATGGTGGCCCATGCGACTGCCAAGCGCGCGCGCAAGGGATGCGACTGGATCGTTGCGAATGACGTGAGCACCGAAACCGGGATCATGGGCGGGACCGAAAACGCGGTGACGCTGATCACGGGCGAGGGCGCGGAATCCTGGCCGCGCATGACCAAGACCGAGGTCGCCCGCCGCCTTGCCGAACGCATCGCCCGGGCGCTGGGGTGA